Within the Corynebacterium afermentans subsp. lipophilum genome, the region GCCAGTCAACTTTCCGGCGTCCCTTGCCACGGGATGCCGCATACTCCTTGGAGACCTCGGGCTCCACGGAGACAGCCGGAATCATCGAACTCATGCGGAGCACCGTAAGCTCCGTCCATGAACACGCAGTGAACTTAAAGTTGTATTAAAGAAAACGTTCAGCCAACTGATCGCACCTGTCTCGAAACCGCAATGTAGTGCGAAGATACAAAGGCTGTCGCCCCCTCGACAGTCGCGGAAATCTCAGGATCCACAAAGAAACCGGCTACCTAGAACCGGCTCCCTCGCGATTTTTCAGAGGGTAGCCGGTTTACGGTTTGGGGTCGCGCAGCGGGGCGTGGGGTGTGGGGCGCTGCACGTGTATTGGTGCGCTAGTTTGGCGCGAACGTCCCGCGCAGCGCGAACGTCCCACGCAGCGCGAGCCAGCAACGAGCGCTAGATGGTCACCTGGCGGGACTTGATGTTGTCCAGCTGCTTGCGCTCGTCGGCAGTCAGCGCAGCGTCGTTGGCGTACTCCGCCTCGATCTGCTTGTTCAGCGCGGTCAGCGCTTCATCGTAGGAGCCTGCGTCCACGGACGGGTCGAGGTCGAACACCGGCACGACCAGGCCGTGGGTGCGGAAGGCGCCGGCGAACTTGGTGCCTTCGCCCAGGTTGAGCTCGCCGCGTGCGGCGATGCGGGCCAGCGCGGAGAGCATCTGCGCCTCGTTGTCCTCGGTGCGCACCCAGCGGATGTGGGCCTTGCCACCGCCGGGGTTGACCCACCAGATCGCGCCCGGCAGGTCCGCGCCGACCTTCTCGGACGGCAGGACGGCGTCGTTGGCCTGCTGCAGCGCCTGCTGGATCTGCGGCGGTACTGCGGCACCCTCGGGGAACCACCAGGAGAAGTCCTGGTAGGTGGTGATGTCGGGGGTGGCGGAGGCGTCGATAAGCGAAGTGAGTTCCGGCTGCGAACCGTCGGCGACGGTGGACTGCAGCGTCTCGCCCGGGGCCGCATCGACGACCCAGTTCAGGGCGTACGCGAGGTCGCGGCCCGGGTTCTGGGAGTGAGAGGTGACCTGCAGGGCCACGAAACGCTCGCCGCCCTGGGACTCCTCGCGCACCAACGCGGCGCCGGCGCCCGGCAGCACGGTGGCGATGTTCACCGGGGTGCCCTTGATGTCAAAGGTGGTCACAGCGGACGGCACGAACTCCTGCAGGGCGACCAGGTCCGCCTCTGCGGCTAGGCCGCCGAACGGGCGGGGGTCCTTCTGCAGCTTCTCGCGCTCGGCTGCGCGGGCGGCCAGCTTGGCCTCGCGGCGGGTCATGCCCTCGGGCAGGTCCTCGCGGTTCTTCTTCTTTTTCGGCTTGCGTTGCACCATGGGCGCAAATCTACAGCACACCCACACCCGTCAAGGTTTAAGACAGTGTCTCCAGCGCGATGTGCGGCAAGTCCGTGCCGATTAATGTCGCGCCGTGTTTGTTCAACCACATCATGTCCCTGGGCAGGTTCACGGTCCACACGTAGGTACGGAACCGTCCGTCGAGAAGCTCAGGCTGCGCTTTGGCTTGCCGCACACTCGGGCCGGCGCCGCATTCTCCCACGGGTGAAAACGCATCATTCACCAGCAGGAACGTCTCGATATCAGGGAGCAATCGCTGGAACCGCTCAATCGCGCCAGGATCAAAAGAAATAAGGTGCACCCGCTCGTCCGTCTCCATTCCGCGTGAGCGCAGCACCTCGGCGACTGCCTCCTCGAGCGCCGCGCCGAACGGCGATGGGTGCTTCGTCTCAATCAGAATGTGTTTGCCGGGATATCGGTCGAGCAGGTCCAGCAGCTCGTCCAGCAGCATGATCTGCTGCGGATCATCGTCGGTGCCGACGTTGAGTTTGCGGAGCTCGTCGATAGTCATCTGCGCAACTTCGCCAGTGCCATCCCCAGTGCGGTCCACACTCAGGTCGTGAATAACCACCACCTGGCCGTCTTTGGAAAGGTTTACGTCGCACTCGATACCTACGATGTCCAGCTTGAGCGCTTCTTCGAACGCACGGCGCGTGTTTTCTGGGTACAGGCCGTTGAAGCCGCGGTGGGCGATGATGCCGGTCATCGAAGTACCTACCCCGCCACCGCCGCGGCCGGCACCTGCTCAAACGCGGCGAGCGCGATGTCGGGGAGGTCGGTGGCGATCACGTCGACGCCGTTGTCGGCGCACCAGCGCATCTGGCGCGGGGTGTTCACGGTCCAGGTGTAGGTGCGCAGGCCCCGGTAGCCCAGTAGCTCTTGGCGCAGCTGCAGGTGCTGCAGCGCAGGCCCGACGCCGTAGGGGCGGGAGAACATGTGGCTCTTTCTGTTCCACCGCATTTCCTTCAGGCGGAACAGGTAGAAGGTCTCCAACTCGGGCGCCATGTGGGTGAAGTAGCGCACGGCGCGGTGGGAAAACGAGATCACGTGCACGTTTTCGGATTCGTGCAGCCCGGCGTAGCGCAGGGTGCGGAGTGTCTGCTCGTCCACTTCGGGCCCGTAGATGGTGGGGTGCTTGGTTTCGATGTAGATGTGCTTGTCGGGGTAGTCCTGCATGAGTTCAAGCAGTTCTTCCAGGCACATGATTTGCTGCGGCTCGTCGGCGGTGCCGCAGTTGAGCCGGCGCAAATCGGCGAAGTCCATGCAGTCCACGCGCCCGCGGCCGTCGGTGGTGCGGTTGACCGAAGAGTCGTGGAAGACCACCACGCGCCCGTCGCGGCTTAGGCGCACGTCGCATTCGATGCCGTGGATGGGCAGTTTCAACGCTTCTTCGAACGCCTGGCGCGTCAGCTCCGGGTGGTGGCCGGAGAATCCGCGGTGCGCAACAATCTTGGGAACCTTCAGTTCGCTCACGGCCCCCGAGGCTACCCGCGCGCAGCGGGCCCCGCGACCGGAAGATTTTTGGAACAATCGCTTCCGTGCCTTCCAACTTCCTCGACCACGCCCGTAAGGCTTTCGATCAGCTGCCGGATGCGCTGCAACGCGCGCGTTCGCGCTATTCCGTCAGGCGCGACGGTGTGCTGGCGTTGCCGATGGGCGTGTTGGAGGTGTTGGCTGATATTTCCCCGGGCGTGCGCATGAGTGGTCAGCGCCGTTTGCCGCCGAGTTTCCGGGCGGGGCTTGCGGGGGCTGAGGTGGCTACTTGGGGTGCGGTTTCGCCGTCGCTTCTGCCGCACAGTTGGTGGGCGACGGCAGCGAACGTCGGTGTGTTGCAGGGCATTGGCCATGGCTTTGCGACGGTAGCTTCGCAAGCCCTCCGCCCAGCAGTGCCGGATTCCACAAAGAGCCCGTTGCCGGCCCCGGTGCGCCTGGCCATGACGGGCGTGACCGCGGGCGTGTTTGTCACGTCGTTGCGCAGGCGCGCGCACCAGGAACAGCTGGTGGAAAGCGACGAGAAGTTCAAGGTCAGCCCGCAGATCCTCGGCATCACGCTGGGCACGCTGGGCTACGGCGTGGTGCTGCTGATCGGTGACGCGATCCAGGCGTTCATCGACGCGATCAACGAACTACTAGGCAAGAAGCTGCCGCCGGTGGCGTCCTGGCCGCTGGCGATCGCGGGCGGCGGCGCCCTGCTGATTTTGGTGGGCGACCAGATGGTGGTGCGCCGCTTCGCGGTGCGTGTGAGCCGCCAGGCCCAGGAGCTGGATCGCGAGTTCATGCGTGGCGCGGACCAGCCGCAGCGCGTCGAGCGTTCCGGTTCGCCTGACTCGCTGGTGGATTGGAACACGATGGGCCGCCAGGGCCGCGCGGTGGTGGCCGGAGGGCCTCGCAAGGCCGACATTGAGCGCCTGCTCGAGGGCGAAGCGAAGGAGCCGATCCGCATCTTCGTGGGCCTAGACTTGGGCGAGGAGGACACCCCGGATTTCGAGGCTATGGCCGCCGTCGCAATCAAGGAGATGCACCGCACCGGTGCCTTCGAACGCAGCCACATCGCGGTGATGTCGGCAGCGGGCACGGGGTGGATCAACGACTTCCACACCTCGGGCTTCGAGTTTGTCACCCGCGGCGACTCGGCCGTGGTGGCCATGCAGTACTCCTACCTGCCCTCGGCGTATTCGTACTTGGCGGACCGCAAAAATCCGGTGAACTCCTCGCGTGTGCTCATTGAGGCGATCCGCCGCGAGCTGGAGAGCATCGACCCCAACGATCGCCCGAAGCTGTACGTCGGTGGCGAGTCGCTGGGCGCGTACGGGGTCTCGGACGCGTTCGAAACCGTCGAGGAATTTCTCGAGCACACCTCAGGCGGGGTGTTCACTGGCACGCCCGGGTTCGCCCGCAACCACAGCTACCTGACCAGGCACCGCGAGAAGGGCTCCCCGCAGCGCCTCCCGCTTGTCGACGGCGGCCGCCACGTCCGCTTCACCGCCCACCCCGCACACCTGCGCCACGACTTCCGCGGCAACGCCTACACCAGCACCTGGGAAGAACCCCGGTTCGTCTTCGCCCAGCACGCTTCCGACCCGGTGGTGTGGTGGGAGCCGTCCCTGGCGTGGAAGGCCCCGGATTGGCTGAAAGAACCGGGGTCGCGCGGCGAGCCCGCCCCGGCTGCCCAGCACTTGGACGCGCTGGACACGATGCGGTGGATGCCGCTGGTGACGTACTGGCAGGTGGGCATTGACCAGCTGCCGTCGAAGGACTACCCCTCGCCGCACGGGCACAACTACCACGATGAGACGGTCGCCTATTGGAACGCGGTCATCCACGGCGCGGGCGATGACGCGCGCCCCGAAGCGCTTTCCCGCCCCGAGCTGGTGCGTGTGTCGCGCTGGATCCACAGCGACGCCACGAAGACCCGCATGCCTAAGGGCGGTTTCCCTTCAAAGCACGGCTACTAACTAAATCCCGCAGGCCACGCCGGTGGAGTGGTGCGGGCAGTATCCGTTTGGCACCTTGTGCAGGTACTGCTGGTGCTCTTCCTCGGCCAGGTAGTAGCGCACGCCGTCGGCCTCCACCGATTTCACCTCGGTGGTGATGTCGCCGTAACCGGCACTTTGCAGGTCCTGCTCATACTGGCGGATCCACCCGCGGATCTGCTCCGCCTCTTCTTCAGTGTCGGTGTAGAAGGCGGAGCGGTACTGCGTGCCCACGTCGTTGCCCTGGCGGTAGCCCTGCGTCGGATCGTGCGCCTCCAGCGCGGCCTTCACAATTTCTTTCAGCGTGATCACCTTCGGGTCGTAGACCACCTCCACCGCTTCGACGTGGTTGGTCTGCCCGGAGCACACCTCGCGGTAGGTCGGGTTCGGAGTGATCCCGCCGGCGTAGCCCACCGACGTGGAGTTCACGCCGTCCATCTGCCAGTACATCTTCTCCACGCCCCAGAAACAACCGATGCCCACCAGCACGCGTTTTTGCCCCTCGCGCCACGGCCCTGTGGTGGGAGTGCCCAGCACCGCGTGCTCGCGCGGGTTGGCAAGGATGGGCTCGGGGCGGCCGGGGAGGGCGGAGTTGGCGTCGACAAGCTTTGGCGATGGTGCGAAAAGAAATCCCATGCCCCCTACAACGGATTACCTCACAACACTGTTCCCAAATTTTCTCTACCATGGGGCCCGCAACTGATTCGCAGACGAAAGGAATCAATCATGGCTGTTTACGAGCTTCCCGATCTCCCCTACGCATACGACGCGCTGGAGCCGCACATCTCCGAAGAGATTATGACGCTGCACCACGACAAGCACCACGCGACCTACGTCGCTGGCGCGAACGCTGCGCTCGAGGCCCTCGAGGCCGAGCGCAACGGTGAGGCGAACCCGGACCGCCTGCGCGCCCTGTCCAAGAACCTGGCGTTCAACCTGGGTGGCCACACCAACCACTCCATCTTCTGGAAGAACATGGCACCGAATGCTGGCGGCAACCCGACCGGCGAGATCGCTGAGGCGATCGACCGCGACTTCGGCTCCTTCGATGCCTTCAAGAAGCAGTTCGCTGGCGTGGCCACCGGCCTGCAGGGCTCCGGCTGGGCAGTGCTCGGCTACGACCACATCGCTGGCCGCCTGATCATCCAGCAGCTGACCGACCAGCAGGGCAACATCTCCGTGGACTTCACGCCGGTGCTCATGCTGGATATGTGGGAGCACGCGTTCTACCTGCAGTACAAGAACGTCAAGGCTGATTACGTCGAGGCGTGGTGGAACGTTGTCAACTGGGACGACGTCAACGAGCGCTACGCAAAGGCATCCGCTTAACGACGGCTCCGCCCTCCCCTAACCACCAGCGCCCGCCACTTCCGGAAACGGAAGGGCGGGCGCTGGTTTTCTTGTGCAACTGTTTCTCGAATTTCTTGTGACAGATTTCCTAGCATGGTGAGCATGCAGAAAGGCAGCCTGGAATACCGTCGCGCAACGTGGGCCATGCTCGCATTCGGGCTGGCGATCTTCAACGCCTTATACGCCACACAAGCGCTGCTGCCCACGCTCACCACCGAGCTGGCGGTGAGCCCGTCCACCGCCGCGCTGACCGTCTCCGCCGCCACCGGCGCGCTGGCGCTGTGCGTGGTGCCCGCCTCGATCCTGTCGGAGAAGTACGGCCGCGGGCGCGTGCTGGTGGTCTCGGCGCTGGGCGCCACCGCGCTCGGCCTTGCGCTCCCGCTCGCGCAGACGGCGGGCCAGCTCATCGCCCTGCGCGCGGTGCAAGGCGCACTCATCGCCGGCACCCCTGCGGTGGCCATGACCTGGCTGTCAGAAGAACTTGACCCCGGCGACCTGCCCGGCGCGATGGGCCTGTACATCGCCGGCAACTCCATCGGGGGCTTAAGCGGGCGTCTCATCCCCGCCGGGCTGTTGGAGGTCACCACCTGGCGCTGGGCCATGTTCGGCAGTGCACTTGTGGCGTTCACCTTGGCGGCGCTGGCGGCGTGGGCGTTGCCGCAGCAGCGCAATTTCGTGCCGAAGGCGTCGATACGTCCCAGCGTGGAGCTGCGCGCGATGCTGGGCCACCTGAAAAACCCGCGGCTGGTGGGGCTGTATGCCACCGCGTTTATCGCCATGGGCGTGTTCGTGTCCATGTACAACTTCTTCGGCTTCCGCGCGGTGCTGGACTATGGGCTGCCCGCGGCG harbors:
- a CDS encoding DUF5926 family protein — protein: MVQRKPKKKKNREDLPEGMTRREAKLAARAAEREKLQKDPRPFGGLAAEADLVALQEFVPSAVTTFDIKGTPVNIATVLPGAGAALVREESQGGERFVALQVTSHSQNPGRDLAYALNWVVDAAPGETLQSTVADGSQPELTSLIDASATPDITTYQDFSWWFPEGAAVPPQIQQALQQANDAVLPSEKVGADLPGAIWWVNPGGGKAHIRWVRTEDNEAQMLSALARIAARGELNLGEGTKFAGAFRTHGLVVPVFDLDPSVDAGSYDEALTALNKQIEAEYANDAALTADERKQLDNIKSRQVTI
- a CDS encoding glycerophosphodiester phosphodiesterase; the protein is MTGIIAHRGFNGLYPENTRRAFEEALKLDIVGIECDVNLSKDGQVVVIHDLSVDRTGDGTGEVAQMTIDELRKLNVGTDDDPQQIMLLDELLDLLDRYPGKHILIETKHPSPFGAALEEAVAEVLRSRGMETDERVHLISFDPGAIERFQRLLPDIETFLLVNDAFSPVGECGAGPSVRQAKAQPELLDGRFRTYVWTVNLPRDMMWLNKHGATLIGTDLPHIALETLS
- a CDS encoding glycerophosphodiester phosphodiesterase; the encoded protein is MSELKVPKIVAHRGFSGHHPELTRQAFEEALKLPIHGIECDVRLSRDGRVVVFHDSSVNRTTDGRGRVDCMDFADLRRLNCGTADEPQQIMCLEELLELMQDYPDKHIYIETKHPTIYGPEVDEQTLRTLRYAGLHESENVHVISFSHRAVRYFTHMAPELETFYLFRLKEMRWNRKSHMFSRPYGVGPALQHLQLRQELLGYRGLRTYTWTVNTPRQMRWCADNGVDVIATDLPDIALAAFEQVPAAAVAG
- a CDS encoding alpha/beta-hydrolase family protein, producing the protein MPSNFLDHARKAFDQLPDALQRARSRYSVRRDGVLALPMGVLEVLADISPGVRMSGQRRLPPSFRAGLAGAEVATWGAVSPSLLPHSWWATAANVGVLQGIGHGFATVASQALRPAVPDSTKSPLPAPVRLAMTGVTAGVFVTSLRRRAHQEQLVESDEKFKVSPQILGITLGTLGYGVVLLIGDAIQAFIDAINELLGKKLPPVASWPLAIAGGGALLILVGDQMVVRRFAVRVSRQAQELDREFMRGADQPQRVERSGSPDSLVDWNTMGRQGRAVVAGGPRKADIERLLEGEAKEPIRIFVGLDLGEEDTPDFEAMAAVAIKEMHRTGAFERSHIAVMSAAGTGWINDFHTSGFEFVTRGDSAVVAMQYSYLPSAYSYLADRKNPVNSSRVLIEAIRRELESIDPNDRPKLYVGGESLGAYGVSDAFETVEEFLEHTSGGVFTGTPGFARNHSYLTRHREKGSPQRLPLVDGGRHVRFTAHPAHLRHDFRGNAYTSTWEEPRFVFAQHASDPVVWWEPSLAWKAPDWLKEPGSRGEPAPAAQHLDALDTMRWMPLVTYWQVGIDQLPSKDYPSPHGHNYHDETVAYWNAVIHGAGDDARPEALSRPELVRVSRWIHSDATKTRMPKGGFPSKHGY
- the msrA gene encoding peptide-methionine (S)-S-oxide reductase MsrA, which translates into the protein MGFLFAPSPKLVDANSALPGRPEPILANPREHAVLGTPTTGPWREGQKRVLVGIGCFWGVEKMYWQMDGVNSTSVGYAGGITPNPTYREVCSGQTNHVEAVEVVYDPKVITLKEIVKAALEAHDPTQGYRQGNDVGTQYRSAFYTDTEEEAEQIRGWIRQYEQDLQSAGYGDITTEVKSVEADGVRYYLAEEEHQQYLHKVPNGYCPHHSTGVACGI
- a CDS encoding superoxide dismutase, with translation MAVYELPDLPYAYDALEPHISEEIMTLHHDKHHATYVAGANAALEALEAERNGEANPDRLRALSKNLAFNLGGHTNHSIFWKNMAPNAGGNPTGEIAEAIDRDFGSFDAFKKQFAGVATGLQGSGWAVLGYDHIAGRLIIQQLTDQQGNISVDFTPVLMLDMWEHAFYLQYKNVKADYVEAWWNVVNWDDVNERYAKASA
- a CDS encoding MFS transporter, coding for MQKGSLEYRRATWAMLAFGLAIFNALYATQALLPTLTTELAVSPSTAALTVSAATGALALCVVPASILSEKYGRGRVLVVSALGATALGLALPLAQTAGQLIALRAVQGALIAGTPAVAMTWLSEELDPGDLPGAMGLYIAGNSIGGLSGRLIPAGLLEVTTWRWAMFGSALVAFTLAALAAWALPQQRNFVPKASIRPSVELRAMLGHLKNPRLVGLYATAFIAMGVFVSMYNFFGFRAVLDYGLPAALSGLVYVVYLSGTWSSARAGALSKRYGRGVVVLAAALLMLAGAIAVAAPSLWIALAGLLVFTASFFALHSTASGWVGLIAERDRAEASSMYVFCYYMGSSILGAATGWAYEGLAWAGFVSVLAVMLSVLAAVSAALWRGAR